In one Oceanococcus atlanticus genomic region, the following are encoded:
- a CDS encoding F0F1 ATP synthase subunit delta — MAELQTLARPYARAAFSVARDAQSLPQWGDALTRLAEAASNDDMAALIGHPGVGSEQLLEMLQQLSGAPGDASLGNLLKVLAENRRLALLPAIAEEFSALREAYEHLRNVRIASASELGEAQQSGIVDALKQRLGDDVQVQWAVDADLIGGAVVSAGDLVIDGSVRGEMSRLRSALTQ; from the coding sequence ATGGCTGAGTTGCAAACTTTGGCACGCCCCTACGCCCGCGCTGCGTTTTCCGTGGCGCGTGATGCCCAGTCATTGCCCCAATGGGGTGATGCGCTGACGCGTCTGGCCGAGGCTGCGTCCAACGACGACATGGCGGCTTTGATCGGCCATCCCGGTGTCGGTTCTGAACAGCTGCTGGAGATGTTGCAGCAGCTGTCCGGAGCACCTGGTGATGCGTCGTTGGGCAATCTGCTCAAAGTGCTGGCCGAGAATCGTCGTCTGGCCCTGCTGCCCGCCATCGCAGAAGAGTTTTCTGCCTTGCGCGAAGCCTATGAACATCTGCGCAATGTGCGTATCGCTTCAGCCTCCGAGCTGGGCGAGGCACAGCAAAGCGGAATCGTCGACGCGCTCAAGCAGCGCCTGGGCGATGATGTTCAGGTGCAGTGGGCGGTGGACGCGGATCTGATCGGCGGGGCCGTGGTGTCCGCCGGTGACCTAGTCATCGATGGTTCGGTGCGTGGCGAGATGTCTCGTCTGCGTAGCGCACTCACTCAATAA
- the atpA gene encoding F0F1 ATP synthase subunit alpha, with protein sequence MQLNPSEISELIKSRIENFEVLTEARNTGTIVSLADGIVRVHGLSDAVLGEMLEFPGETYGLALNLERDSVGAVILGDYKHLTEGDTVKTTGRILEVPIGPELLGRVVNSLGQPIDGKGAIDAKESAPIEKVAPGVIERQSVDQPVQTGYKSVDAMVPVGRGQRELVIGDRQTGKTALAIDAIINQKDTGVKCVYVAIGQKASSIANVVRKLEENDAMAHTIVVAASASESAAMQFIAPYAGCSMGEYFRDRGEDALIVYDDLSKQAVAYRSVSLLLRRPPGREAFPGDVFYLHSRLLERAARVNADYVEKFTNGEVKGKTGSLTALPIIETQAGDVSAFVPTNVISITDGQIFLETDLFNAGIRPAMNAGISVSRVGGAAQTKIIKKLGGGIRLALAQYRELAAFAQFASDLDEATRKQLERGQRVTELMKQAQYAPLSVGNMAISLYAADKGYLDDVPVNKVVKFDEDLHRYLASEQQALLDTINAKGDYNDEIESGIKAALEGFKKQWAA encoded by the coding sequence ATGCAGTTGAATCCTTCTGAGATCAGCGAGCTGATCAAATCCCGAATCGAGAACTTTGAAGTTCTCACCGAAGCCCGCAACACTGGCACCATCGTGAGCCTGGCCGACGGCATCGTGCGTGTGCACGGTCTGTCTGACGCCGTTCTGGGTGAGATGTTGGAATTCCCGGGTGAAACCTACGGTCTGGCGCTCAACCTTGAGCGTGATTCTGTTGGTGCGGTGATTCTGGGTGATTACAAACACCTGACGGAAGGCGACACGGTTAAGACTACCGGTCGCATTCTTGAAGTGCCGATCGGCCCCGAGCTGCTGGGTCGTGTGGTGAACTCGCTGGGCCAGCCGATTGACGGCAAAGGCGCCATCGATGCCAAGGAAAGCGCGCCGATCGAGAAGGTCGCGCCGGGCGTTATTGAGCGTCAGTCGGTCGATCAGCCGGTGCAGACCGGTTACAAATCGGTTGACGCCATGGTTCCGGTTGGCCGTGGCCAGCGTGAGCTGGTGATTGGTGACCGTCAGACCGGTAAAACCGCACTGGCTATCGACGCCATCATCAACCAGAAAGACACCGGCGTGAAATGCGTCTACGTCGCCATCGGTCAGAAGGCGTCGTCGATTGCCAACGTGGTGCGCAAGCTGGAAGAAAACGATGCCATGGCGCACACCATCGTGGTGGCGGCTTCGGCTTCGGAATCGGCAGCCATGCAGTTCATCGCGCCGTACGCCGGTTGCTCCATGGGCGAGTATTTCCGCGACCGCGGTGAAGATGCCCTGATCGTCTATGACGATCTGTCCAAGCAGGCTGTGGCTTACCGTTCCGTCTCCCTGCTGCTGCGCCGCCCGCCGGGCCGTGAAGCATTCCCGGGTGACGTGTTCTATCTCCATTCACGTCTGCTTGAGCGTGCTGCGCGCGTAAACGCCGACTACGTTGAGAAGTTCACCAACGGTGAAGTCAAAGGCAAAACGGGCTCGCTGACCGCACTGCCGATCATCGAAACCCAGGCTGGCGACGTCTCTGCGTTCGTTCCGACCAACGTGATTTCCATCACCGACGGTCAGATCTTCCTTGAGACCGACCTGTTCAACGCGGGCATTCGCCCGGCTATGAACGCCGGTATCTCGGTGTCGCGTGTGGGTGGTGCTGCACAGACCAAGATCATCAAGAAGCTTGGCGGCGGTATTCGTCTGGCACTGGCTCAGTATCGTGAGTTGGCCGCGTTTGCCCAGTTCGCTTCGGATCTGGATGAGGCAACCCGCAAGCAGCTGGAGCGTGGTCAGCGTGTGACCGAGCTGATGAAACAGGCTCAGTATGCACCGCTGTCGGTCGGCAACATGGCGATCTCGCTGTACGCCGCTGACAAAGGCTACCTCGACGATGTGCCGGTCAACAAAGTCGTCAAGTTTGACGAAGATCTGCATCGTTACCTCGCATCGGAACAGCAGGCGTTGCTGGACACCATCAATGCGAAGGGTGACTACAACGACGAGATCGAGAGCGGCATCAAAGCTGCGCTCGAAGGCTTCAAGAAGCAGTGGGCGGCGTAA
- the atpG gene encoding F0F1 ATP synthase subunit gamma: MASAKEIRTKIGSVKNTQKITKAMEMVAASKMRKAQDRVMASRPYAERLRRTMGHLSKANPEYRHPFVVEREVKRVAIIVVSTDRGLCGGLNINLFRKTLGELKHWKSQNVDVDIAVVGNKARAFFKRLGGNVIAEQSNLGDTPHLDQLIGLMKVVLDAYRDGKVDRVLLLSNEFVNTMTQKPDVQQLLPVAQQAGEDDGELLDLWDYIYEPEPAELLDDVLMRFVESQVYQAVVENVACEMAARMVAMKSASDNAGQIIEDLQLAYNKARQAAITQELAEIVGGAAAV, encoded by the coding sequence ATGGCAAGTGCCAAAGAAATCCGCACCAAGATCGGCAGCGTAAAAAATACGCAGAAGATCACCAAAGCCATGGAAATGGTTGCGGCCTCGAAGATGCGCAAGGCTCAGGACCGCGTGATGGCGTCCCGGCCTTACGCCGAGCGCCTGCGCCGGACCATGGGCCATCTGTCCAAGGCCAACCCGGAATATCGGCATCCCTTTGTGGTGGAGCGTGAAGTCAAGCGCGTCGCCATTATTGTGGTGTCGACCGACCGTGGTCTTTGCGGCGGCCTGAACATCAACCTGTTCCGTAAAACCCTGGGTGAGCTGAAGCACTGGAAAAGCCAGAATGTGGATGTGGACATCGCAGTGGTTGGTAACAAGGCGCGTGCGTTCTTCAAGCGTCTTGGCGGCAACGTTATTGCCGAGCAGAGCAATCTGGGCGACACCCCGCATCTGGACCAGCTGATTGGTCTGATGAAGGTGGTGCTCGATGCCTACCGCGACGGCAAGGTTGATCGTGTGCTGCTGCTCAGCAACGAATTCGTCAACACCATGACCCAAAAGCCCGATGTGCAGCAGTTGCTGCCGGTGGCTCAGCAGGCGGGTGAGGATGATGGTGAGTTGCTTGACCTGTGGGACTACATCTACGAGCCGGAACCGGCAGAGCTGCTTGACGATGTGCTGATGCGCTTTGTCGAATCGCAGGTCTACCAGGCCGTGGTCGAGAACGTGGCCTGTGAAATGGCTGCGCGTATGGTCGCCATGAAGAGCGCATCGGACAACGCCGGTCAGATCATTGAGGACTTGCAGCTGGCCTATAACAAGGCCCGTCAGGCTGCGATTACTCAGGAGCTGGCGGAAATCGTCGGTGGCGCAGCCGCGGTGTAG
- the atpD gene encoding F0F1 ATP synthase subunit beta, with product MSSGKIVQIIGAVVDVEFARDAMPKVYDALRVAEAGLTLEVQQQMGDGVVRAIAMGPSEGLKRGMSAESTGAPISVPVGQGTLGRIMNVLGEPQDERGEVQTEERWSIHREAPSYEEQSGSTDLLETGIKVIDLLCPFAKGGKVGLFGGAGVGKTVNMLELINNIAKEHSGLSVFAGVGERTREGNDFYHEMSEAGVIQLDDLTQSKVAMVYGQMNEPPGNRLRVALSGLTMAEFFRDEGRDVLFFVDNIYRYTLAGTEVSALLGRMPSAVGYQPTLAEEMGVLQERITSTKTGSITSVQAVYVPADDLTDPSPATTFAHLDATVVLSRDIASLGIYPAVDPLDSTSRQLDPLVIGAEHYNTAREVQGVLQRYKELKDIIAILGMDELSEEDKQIVARARKIQRFLSQPFHVAEVFTGAPGKYCSLKDTIRGFRGIVDGEYDHLPEQAFYMVGTIEEAVEKAEKV from the coding sequence ATGAGTTCCGGAAAGATTGTCCAGATTATCGGCGCCGTCGTAGACGTCGAATTCGCGCGCGATGCGATGCCCAAGGTGTATGACGCCCTGCGTGTTGCTGAAGCGGGCCTGACCCTGGAAGTCCAGCAGCAGATGGGCGACGGGGTTGTCCGTGCCATCGCCATGGGGCCGTCGGAAGGCCTCAAGCGCGGCATGTCGGCGGAAAGCACCGGCGCACCGATTTCGGTGCCGGTTGGCCAGGGCACCCTGGGCCGCATCATGAACGTACTGGGCGAGCCGCAGGACGAGCGTGGTGAGGTGCAGACCGAAGAGCGTTGGTCGATTCACCGTGAAGCGCCGAGCTACGAAGAGCAGTCCGGTTCTACCGATCTGCTGGAAACTGGCATCAAGGTCATCGACCTGTTGTGCCCGTTCGCCAAAGGCGGCAAGGTTGGCCTGTTCGGCGGTGCCGGCGTAGGCAAGACCGTGAACATGCTCGAGCTGATCAACAACATCGCCAAAGAGCACTCGGGTCTGTCCGTGTTCGCCGGTGTTGGTGAGCGTACCCGTGAAGGTAACGACTTCTACCACGAAATGTCCGAGGCTGGCGTTATCCAGCTTGACGACCTGACCCAGTCCAAAGTGGCGATGGTTTACGGCCAGATGAACGAGCCGCCGGGTAACCGTCTGCGCGTGGCGCTGTCGGGTTTGACCATGGCCGAGTTCTTCCGTGATGAAGGTCGTGACGTGTTGTTCTTCGTCGACAACATCTACCGTTACACCCTGGCCGGTACCGAGGTGTCCGCACTGCTCGGTCGTATGCCGTCGGCGGTGGGTTACCAGCCGACCCTGGCTGAGGAAATGGGCGTTCTGCAGGAGCGCATCACCTCGACCAAGACCGGTTCGATCACCTCCGTTCAGGCCGTATACGTACCCGCGGATGACTTGACTGACCCGTCGCCGGCAACCACCTTTGCTCACCTTGACGCCACCGTCGTGTTGTCGCGTGACATCGCCTCGCTGGGTATCTACCCGGCTGTGGACCCGCTCGATTCGACCAGCCGTCAGCTTGACCCGCTGGTCATCGGTGCCGAGCACTACAACACCGCCCGTGAAGTTCAGGGCGTGCTGCAGCGCTACAAGGAACTGAAGGACATCATCGCGATTCTGGGCATGGACGAGCTGTCTGAAGAAGACAAGCAGATCGTGGCCCGCGCGCGTAAGATTCAGCGATTCCTGTCGCAGCCGTTCCACGTGGCTGAAGTGTTTACCGGCGCGCCGGGTAAATACTGCTCGCTCAAGGACACCATCCGTGGTTTCCGCGGCATTGTCGACGGCGAGTATGATCATCTGCCGGAACAGGCTTTCTACATGGTGGGCACCATCGAAGAAGCCGTCGAAAAAGCCGAGAAGGTTTAA
- a CDS encoding F0F1 ATP synthase subunit epsilon produces MELKVDIVSAEGEIHAGTASMVFAPAEMGEVGIAPRHAPLLTRLNPGVVRVKNGDEEQEFFVSGGLLEVQPYKVTVMADTAQRAHDIDEAAAIEAKKRAEEALSQAGSDIDMARAQAELAEAAARLHLVSKLKTKR; encoded by the coding sequence ATGGAACTCAAGGTCGACATCGTCAGCGCCGAAGGCGAAATCCACGCTGGTACCGCCAGCATGGTGTTCGCGCCGGCAGAAATGGGCGAGGTGGGCATCGCGCCCCGCCACGCACCCTTGCTGACGCGTCTTAACCCGGGGGTTGTGCGGGTCAAGAACGGTGATGAAGAGCAGGAGTTCTTCGTCTCCGGTGGCCTGCTGGAAGTTCAGCCTTATAAAGTCACGGTCATGGCGGACACCGCTCAACGTGCACACGATATTGATGAGGCCGCGGCGATTGAAGCCAAGAAGCGTGCTGAAGAGGCGCTGTCGCAGGCGGGATCGGATATCGACATGGCGCGTGCTCAGGCCGAACTGGCTGAAGCCGCGGCGCGTTTGCATCTGGTCAGCAAGCTGAAGACCAAACGCTGA
- the glmU gene encoding bifunctional UDP-N-acetylglucosamine diphosphorylase/glucosamine-1-phosphate N-acetyltransferase GlmU, which yields MAVHSVILAAGQGTRMRSAHPKVLQQLAGRSLLSHVLHGQAQPLSDVIHIVFGHGGDAVRQAFADATDLSWVEQREQLGTGHAMAQALPQIPDDAVVLVLYGDVPMVGENSLQALCEIAARDALAILTVELENPTGYGRILRDDGRVVGIVEHKDASDVQRQIREVNTGLLAAPAAALKRWVGALDNNNAQGEFYLTDCVAKAAGEGMDVHAVLAESEVEVAGVNDRRQLAALERAYQARQADRLMGEGVQLIDPARFDLRGQLSAGRDCLIDVNCVIEGEVQLADGVHIGPNCVLRNVRIGNATRIEANSVLEDAQIGASCSIGPFARVRPGTRMADHARIGNFVETKKAQIGTGSKINHLSYVGDAILGDHVNVGAGTITCNYDGVNKHTTHIGDGAFIGSDTALVAPVSVGANATIGAGSVISKNAPADKLTVARGRQVTVDGWQRPQKKDK from the coding sequence GTGGCTGTACACAGTGTGATCCTGGCCGCAGGGCAAGGCACCCGGATGCGTTCGGCACACCCCAAGGTTTTGCAGCAATTGGCTGGTCGCAGCCTGTTGTCGCATGTGTTGCACGGCCAGGCCCAGCCCTTGAGTGATGTCATCCATATCGTGTTCGGGCATGGCGGAGATGCGGTGCGGCAGGCCTTTGCCGACGCCACTGATCTGAGCTGGGTCGAACAACGCGAACAGCTCGGAACGGGCCATGCAATGGCTCAGGCATTGCCGCAGATTCCGGACGATGCTGTTGTGCTGGTCTTGTATGGCGACGTGCCCATGGTGGGTGAGAACAGCTTGCAAGCGCTGTGCGAGATCGCCGCCCGGGACGCCCTGGCAATCTTGACCGTGGAGCTTGAGAACCCAACAGGCTACGGGCGCATCTTGCGTGATGATGGCCGTGTGGTGGGGATTGTCGAGCACAAAGATGCCAGCGACGTGCAGCGTCAGATCCGTGAGGTCAACACCGGGCTGCTGGCCGCGCCAGCCGCAGCGCTCAAGCGCTGGGTCGGTGCGCTGGACAACAACAATGCACAAGGCGAGTTTTACCTGACCGACTGTGTTGCCAAGGCGGCAGGCGAGGGTATGGATGTGCATGCGGTGCTGGCCGAGTCCGAGGTGGAGGTCGCCGGCGTTAATGATCGCCGCCAACTTGCTGCACTGGAGCGGGCCTATCAGGCCAGACAGGCCGACCGACTGATGGGCGAAGGCGTGCAGCTGATCGACCCGGCGCGCTTCGATCTGCGCGGCCAGCTCAGCGCAGGGCGTGATTGCCTGATCGACGTGAATTGCGTGATCGAAGGTGAGGTGCAGCTGGCGGACGGCGTGCACATTGGCCCCAACTGTGTACTACGCAATGTGCGGATCGGCAATGCCACACGGATTGAAGCCAATAGTGTGCTGGAAGACGCGCAGATCGGCGCGTCCTGCAGCATTGGGCCGTTCGCGCGTGTGCGCCCCGGCACCCGGATGGCGGATCATGCGCGTATCGGCAACTTCGTGGAAACCAAGAAAGCGCAGATCGGAACAGGCAGTAAAATCAATCACCTGAGTTATGTTGGTGATGCTATTTTGGGTGATCACGTCAACGTTGGTGCAGGCACCATCACCTGTAACTATGACGGTGTGAACAAACACACAACTCACATTGGCGACGGTGCCTTCATCGGCTCCGATACCGCCTTGGTTGCGCCGGTCAGTGTCGGCGCAAACGCCACGATTGGGGCCGGTTCGGTGATCTCCAAAAATGCACCGGCAGATAAGCTGACCGTGGCGCGCGGGCGTCAGGTCACCGTGGATGGCTGGCAGCGTCCACAAAAAAAGGACAAGTGA
- the glmS gene encoding glutamine--fructose-6-phosphate transaminase (isomerizing): MCGIVAAIAQRDVTPILLEGLKRLEYRGYDSAGVAVVDNGALQLARAVGKVAALQDTLNNTAVRGALGIAHTRWATHGEVSERNAHPHVSSQRVAVVHNGIIENYATIREMLVAEGYVFVSETDSETIAHLIDFELRRCPSLLAAVQAAVAQFKGAYGLAVMALDTPDELVVARSGSPLVLGLGIGENFVASDVAALVPVTQRVVFLQEGDVAQLSRETWQVFDAQGEAVERVVHEASQSDVADRGGYRHYMLKEIFEQPRALADTLQERISHDALLPQSLGPAAEKLLATAENVHIVACGTSYHAGMVARYWIETLAGVPVNVELASEYRYRDVVVPSNTLFVTLSQSGETADTLAALHFAKSAGYLATLTICNSAQSSMVRESDLAMMTRAGPEIGVASTKAFTTQLISLLLIAGMLGKLRGRLTSAREAELVSHLSKAPGLVEDALKMDKAIQALSEDFADKQHALFLGRGTQFPIAMEGALKLKEISYIHAEAYAAGELKHGPLALIDEDMPTIVVAPNNDLLDKLKSNLEVVRARGGQLYVFADADTGIRSEPAIRVTAVPHMDDLIAPVVYTIPLQLLAYHVAILKGTDVDQPRNLAKSVTVE; the protein is encoded by the coding sequence ATGTGCGGTATTGTCGCGGCGATAGCTCAGCGAGATGTGACACCGATTCTGCTGGAAGGCCTCAAGCGCCTGGAGTATCGCGGTTACGACTCGGCCGGTGTGGCGGTGGTCGACAACGGCGCGCTGCAGCTGGCCCGCGCGGTGGGCAAGGTCGCGGCCTTGCAGGACACGCTCAACAACACCGCAGTGCGCGGTGCTCTGGGTATCGCGCACACCCGCTGGGCAACCCACGGTGAGGTCAGCGAGCGCAACGCGCATCCGCATGTGTCCAGCCAGCGGGTTGCAGTGGTCCACAACGGCATCATTGAAAACTACGCCACGATTCGTGAAATGCTCGTGGCCGAGGGCTATGTCTTTGTCTCGGAAACCGACAGCGAGACGATTGCGCATCTGATCGATTTCGAGTTGCGCCGTTGCCCGAGCTTGCTGGCGGCAGTGCAGGCTGCGGTGGCTCAGTTCAAAGGCGCGTACGGTCTGGCCGTGATGGCCCTGGATACGCCGGACGAGCTGGTGGTGGCACGCTCTGGCAGTCCGCTGGTTTTGGGCCTGGGCATCGGCGAGAACTTTGTCGCCTCTGATGTCGCAGCGCTGGTCCCGGTGACCCAGCGCGTGGTGTTCTTGCAGGAAGGCGACGTGGCGCAGCTGAGTCGCGAAACCTGGCAGGTGTTTGATGCGCAAGGCGAGGCCGTTGAGCGGGTTGTGCATGAAGCGTCGCAATCGGATGTGGCCGATCGCGGTGGTTATCGCCACTACATGCTCAAGGAAATCTTCGAGCAGCCCCGCGCACTGGCCGATACCCTGCAGGAACGCATCAGCCACGACGCCCTGCTGCCGCAATCCTTAGGTCCTGCGGCGGAAAAATTGCTGGCCACTGCCGAAAATGTACATATCGTCGCCTGCGGCACCAGCTATCACGCCGGCATGGTGGCGCGCTACTGGATCGAAACACTGGCCGGTGTGCCCGTCAATGTGGAGCTGGCGTCCGAATACCGATACCGCGACGTGGTTGTACCCAGCAACACGCTGTTCGTGACCTTGTCGCAGTCCGGCGAAACCGCCGACACCTTGGCCGCCTTACACTTTGCCAAGAGTGCCGGCTACCTGGCTACGCTGACGATCTGCAACTCGGCGCAAAGCTCTATGGTGCGTGAGTCTGACCTGGCCATGATGACTCGCGCAGGCCCAGAGATCGGCGTGGCGTCGACCAAGGCGTTCACCACTCAGTTGATCTCGCTACTGCTGATCGCCGGCATGCTCGGCAAGCTGCGTGGCCGTCTGACGTCTGCCCGTGAAGCCGAGTTGGTGAGTCATCTGAGCAAGGCGCCAGGCCTGGTGGAGGACGCGCTCAAGATGGATAAGGCCATTCAAGCCTTGTCGGAAGACTTCGCCGACAAGCAGCATGCGCTTTTCCTGGGCCGCGGCACGCAGTTCCCCATTGCTATGGAAGGCGCCCTGAAGCTCAAGGAAATTTCCTACATTCACGCCGAAGCCTACGCGGCCGGCGAGCTCAAGCATGGTCCGCTGGCATTGATCGATGAAGACATGCCAACCATTGTTGTGGCACCCAACAACGATCTGCTCGACAAGCTCAAATCGAATCTTGAAGTTGTGCGGGCACGAGGTGGGCAGCTTTATGTTTTCGCGGATGCAGATACCGGTATACGTTCAGAGCCCGCCATCCGGGTGACCGCTGTGCCGCATATGGATGACCTTATCGCGCCGGTTGTTTACACCATTCCGCTGCAGTTACTGGCGTATCACGTTGCAATACTCAAAGGTACGGATGTCGATCAACCACGGAATCTGGCTAAGTCAGTCACTGTGGAGTAG